The genomic segment CGTCGTATTGCGTTCGCGTGATAAGACCTGCATCCTGAAATTCGGAGAGCCGAGCTGAGATCGTCGTCGTACTCGCTGCCGAAAGATGCGCTTCGATCTCGGCAAAGCGCATCGAATCGTGTGCGCCGATGATACTGATGAGTTGCATCGCATATTTGTTGCTGAGCGTATTGATGACGCCCGTTAGCGGGCAGTAGCAGATACCGTCAACGTCACACGTCGGTTCAGGAGCGGGGGTCGGGTCAGCCATTACTTTAGAGCCTCGGAGTTACTCCGCTGTTTTGGACTCCACCGCTTAAGCACTTTACTTGCTAAAGGATAGACACTGACGACCAATTCAATGCCGATCAAACGGAGCTACGCTACCAATGCCAGACCAAACTGCACCCTGTCCCGAGTGTACAGTCAAGGCCAGACAAATCGCAACCGAGACCGTTCGAAACATGGTGGAACCGTTCGAAAATCAGGAGGTTAAAGACGAGGTACAGTATCGAATTTGCAAAACGACAGAGTGTCCGGTTGTCTACTTCACTGAAGAAGTGGATCAGCAATTCGGGATCGACGTAATCCGCGAGACGCCGAACTTTAAATTAGACACGGATGAGCGGCCATATCCGCTCTGCTACTGTTTTGGATACGGAAAAAACGCATCTACAAAGACGTCTCCAAGAACAGCGAGACGAATATTGCAGATTGGATCACCGAGCGGGTACAGGAAGAAGAGTGTACGTGTCGGTGGAAAAGCCCGCTCGGTGGCTGCTGTCTCGGAAACGTTCGTGCAGCGATCTCCGAAGCGAAAGACACGCAGGGAATCGAGTGAGTTCTAATGACTGAGACAGACACGTACGACACGATCGTTCTTGGCGGTGGAATGGCTGGCCTCCCAGTGGCTCTCAAAAGCGCGCACCACGGATGGGAGGTCGCACTCGTCGAAGATGATCTGCTCGGCGGAACGTGTCTCAATCGTGGGTGTATCCCAACGAAGACGATAATTCGGAGTGCTGAAATTGCTCACCTCGTTGATCGGGCCAAGGAGTTTGGTGTTACCATCGAAGGAGAACATCAGACTGATATGGAGACTGTCGTTGAGCGCCAGCAAACCGTCGTCGAAGGGATTCGATCCGGTGCATACGATAACGTCGAAAGGGCAGAAAACCTCGATCTAATCGAGGGACGGGGTAGTTTCGAATCAGTAAGCGAGATCGCTGTAAACGATCGTATCCTCTCCGCAGATCGGATTATTGTTAACACGGGCGCTCGCCCGTTGAAGCCACCGATCGACGGACTCGAGGAGGTACCGACATTGGATAGCACGTCTGCGCTCGAAGTAACCGGCGTTCCCGATTACCTCGTCGTGGTTGGCGGCGGCTACGTCGGTGTCGAGTACGCACAAATGTATGCTCGATTCGGAGCGGATGTGACGCTGTTCCAACGCGGAGAACGCATTCTCCCGAACGAGGAACCGGACGTGAGTCACGTCGTGCAGGACGTCTTCGAATCCGAAGAAATCACGCTGCACACGAATACGAGCGTCGAACAGCTCGCTGAAGCCGGAGAGGGTATCGAAGTAACGGCGAGTCGGGGCAATGAGACGCTAACCGTTGACGCATCGGACGTGTTGATCGCTGCTGGTCGCCAGCCGAACAGCGACGGTCTCAATCTCAACGACGTGGGCATCGAGACGGACGAGAAGGGCTTTATCGAAATCGACGAACAGTACGAGACGTCAGCCGAATCGGTCTGGGCAGTAGGCGATGTGACCGGAATGCCGATGTTCACGCACTCCGCTCGAGATGACGCCGATCTGTTGTACCGGCATCTCACCAACGACGAAGAGATAGATCGCACAGACCGGCACGTCCCTCACGCGATTTTTACCGATCCTGAAGTCGCACGAGTCGGACTCACGGAAGCGGAAGCTCGAGAAGCAGGCTATGAGGTCGGCATTGGACGGACTGAGTACGAGGAGCAAGGAAAACCCAAGGCATTAGGTGAGACTGACGGGTTCGTCAAGATCGTCACTGACACGGAGACTGATGAGATCCTTGGTGCCCACATCGTTGGGAAACACGGTGCAGAGCTGATTCACGAACTCATCATTGCGATGGAACTCGGTGGAACCGCATCGGATGTAGCGAATGCGATTCATATCCATCCGACGCTCTCTGAGGTCGTAAATTCGGCAGCAGGAGGTGTCCATCAACCCTCCTGAAATCGTTGTTTAGCACTATCTGATCTACCTGCTATGTATTTTTCCTGTACTGATCGTTGAGACGGTCAAACTTATCAACCACTGATAATCTCAACAGAACTCTTTGGCCTGCAACTCGCTGGTATTCAGTTCTTGAATCTGCTGTACGTTGAGCGCAGCTTCGAGAACAGATGTGTGGACCGCGACTGCAATTCGATGTTTGCACGCTCCGCGGTAGTGCTTATCTGCTGGACAGACACAACTGTCTGATAAGCCGTCCTCGATCGTGACCAGGTACTCGTGATCGGCTGGATTCGCGTGGCTGGCATTGCGAACGAGGACGCCCTGTGCGACAAGTTCGAACTCGAAGGCTTCATACTGAGCGCGTTGGAGTGTCCGCTGGGTCGTCTCGAGCCGCTCGAGTGGGTGTGATGGTAATGCTGACATAGATCGGGTATGACTTATTCTAGACTGGTGGAACGTGCGGAGTCACGCGCTCTCGCACTCTGAACAGATCAGTTGAACGCCGAGGTCACAGGCAGTTTCACAGCTCTGGGTCGGAACAAGTCCGAACTTCCCGCAGAAATCACAACTCGTGTTGGTGTGACCTGGGCGTCGAATACGCCGAAGCGGGACTGCTCGGCGGTCGAATCGGATTCGGTAGTAAACTCAACCGCGAGTGGGGTCGTGATCCGGCTGGCAGTTCGCATCGTTTTTGATCCCTCTACTCCTCGTAGGGGGCAAACAACGCCACCGGCTGTCCAGTATGAGCGTCAAATAACGGGAAAGCCCGGCAGCGCAATGAGCGAACGGAGTGAGCGCAGTGAGCAGCCCGGAACCTGGAGGTGGGTGGGAGGCGGTGAGTGGGGGCTGAAACCCACGCATCACAGAAGCGCCCTCAGTCACCTCACGTACATCCGCACAATTCTTTGGACAACCTCGTCCCCGCCTTGTCCGCTGTTCTTGTCTGCTGGATCACCACTGTCACACCGACCTCTTTTCGACCTCGTTGGTCATCCACCCCATCTGGTTCCCGTTTCCTCCCTGCGCCTCGGGCACCTCCTGGAATGGGAACGAGATCTCGAGATCGGCTGGGGAACGAAGCCGGTCGAACACACCCCGCTCCTCGAGCGGGTCACGATAGTTCCTCCTGAGGAGGATCTCGAGCGAAACATCTCGTGGATCGATCCCACCTGTGGCTTCGAGAAGCCAACGGGTCAGCCCTTCGTAAACGCTGAGTGTCCACTGGTCGAGGAACGTGTTGACGTCTTCTCCATTCGGAAGGCGACCACTCGAGTCGACCGGGATCCCTTCGAGGTCCTCCAGCGTTCGTTCGTAGTACGCAATCTCCTCGTCGAATCGAAGAAGCGCATGCTGAGCCGAGATAACCCGCTGATCGTCGCTGATCGTGGCGCTGTAGTTGTCCTTACACGACCAGTAGGTACCCTGGTAGAGGTCCGCTGCCGGAACTGGGTCATCGACCTCGCACTTCGAGCCCGAGCAACCAACCGCAACGAGCGTGAGCGGCCCGCGGTCCCGGTACTCCTCGATCGCGTCTCTAACGTTGTAGCAGTAGCCCATTCCCCAGCTGACGCCGCCGATGTCAGCACGACCACGGTTGATGTTCTCGACTGCTCGCTTCACGCCGACGAGGTCCTCGCAGTCAGATATGAGCCGGGCCGGCATACAGTCGGGGACCTGAACGTCCGCGAGGAGATCCATGAGAAGGCGGTACAGCGGTCGGTCCTCGGCAGCGACGACAGTTGCATCGCGAACGCCGGGGACCCAGTGGCTCGACACTGCGAGGTCGTCACCAGGAGATCGTGCTCGCGAGGGCGTGGGACGTGAGAACTGTCGCTCACGTGAATCAAACCTCCACTTCATCAAGCAGCTCGATTGCTTCGTCGACCTTCTCTCGATCGTCGTCGCTCAGCTGATCCTGATCGATGCTTCTGAGGTTGCTCCACGCGTCCCACAGCAGGTATCCGGGGATATGTTCTTCGTCCATCTGTGATCTCCTCCACCCCTCTCAGAAGGGGGAACAACCCCACCGGCTGTGCGTTCGTTGCGAAGCTTTCGACTCAGACGATCGGCTTCGGTCCCCGCAACGAGAGGGCGACCTCGCCGTTCTCTCGCTCGTCTTCCGTCAACAGATCGTATTGTTCCTCGAAATCACTACAGACAGTTTCTGCGACCTCGAGCGTTGGGAACTTCGGCTTCGATCGATTCCCAGTCCGGATTTGCGTTCGGATAGACGGCCACTTGGTACGTGTCACCGAAGCGATCGTGCCAGCTTGCCAATGGCCGGTACACCGCTGTCGGTGCGATCGTCACCTCCATCGGCGTCGAGAACATTACCTCGCTTACCTCATCGACGATGAACCGAACCAGCGAGAGCACACACTGCCGCCGGCCCAGTGTCCACGGACGGACGTTCCCCTGTTCACAATCCCATGCCGGGACTTTCAACTTTAGAAGGATATTTGTCCTATAACTGGTATAGGGAGTCTGATTCGACCAACCCGTACCTATCAAGATACGGCTTCGATGGGAACCACCGACAGGAGTTTTGATGCTGGTGTGGTGGATATCAACAGAATGTCTTGCTCGTCTATCCTCGTTGCCGGTGGGTATGGAACCGTGGGAAGGTACATCACCGACGACCTCGCCTCGACGTTTCCAGGTCGCGTGATCGCCGGCGGACGCGACGAACAGAAGGCATCAGCGCTTGCCGACAAGGTAGGAAACGGTGTCGTCGCACAGCACCTGGACGTAACTGACGCAGATTCTATCGACGCTGCCCTTGAAGGCGTGGGATTCGTCATTAACACTATTGACCATCCCGATGCCCGGTTGTTTCGCGCCGCGATCGACCACGGGTTCGCCTTCACTTCCATCACGCCCGTTCTCCCGGTCTGGGAGACAGCACGATCATTGAGCGATCGGGCCGAAGAAACTGGAGCGAGGATTGTCCTCGGTACCGGTATTCAGCCCGGGATCTCGAATATGCTGGCACGCCTGGGCGCGACGCGCGTCGGTACCGTTGACACGGTCTCCACGGCACTGGTCCTTTCCATCGGCGATGAGTTCGGTCCGGCCAGCTTATCCGAGATGATGGATCTTGCCAGTCATCCCTACGAAATCGCCATCAGTGGATATCAAAAACACGTCTCGCCCTTCGACGGTGAATCGATGGTCATATTCCCGGAGCCGGTCGGTGAACGATGGACCTACCTGTTTCCGTTACCCGACCAGTTCTATTACGCTCAGACGCTCGGCGCAGACACAGTGACCGTTCGCTTCGCGCTCGATCCGCCCTGGCTCGGACGCGTTCTTGCAACCGTCGCAGGTTGGGGCAGGGCCTCGACGCTGATGGACCAGCCACTTCCACGTCGCGTGCTCTCCGAAGCACTGGATCTGGTTCATCGACTCTACAAGGGCCGTGACTGGTTCTCGCTCACCGTCGATGTCGTTGGATCGGATAGCTCGGTGGCGTTCACGCTCACTGACCTCGGCCAAGCTCGCGCCACCGGCATCAGTGCGGCGACCGTCGGACGTGCACTGTATGAAGGCCGCATTGACGCGCCTGGCGTCCGGCTCTCTGAGGAGGTTATCGACCCGACGTGGTTCTTTGGCCGTCTTGCCAAACGGAACCTGACGTATGAGACTAGGTCGAGTACCATATCGCCTACTCTTGATTACGACTCAAACGGAGACTGACCCACTAGTTTTCACCTCCATAACTAAATAATAAAAGTCCGGGGTCCAGAGTATGTCAGTATCTCCTTTTTCAGACTGGATTGGGAAGTCTTCTATTTTCCTATCAAAAATAGATATATCTGGAATTTAAACCCCGCGCTGTAGGCGCTTACGGCGTTCTTCAAACTCTTCATCCGAAATGTCGCCACGGGCATAGGCCAACCTCAACTCTTCGAGTGCGGTATCACGTTGTTGAGTACTGGACTGGCGAATCGAACTGTACAGGAGGTACCCGACCCCGAGAATCACGAGCAAAGGGACTACTGACATGAGAAGCCACATCCACGTAGCTCCCGTGCCGTTCCACATACTGCCATCCCACATGTGTCCCCACCCCCATACGCCCATCATTGGCATCATCACAACCATCATGAGGAAGGGCAGAAGCAGGATTGCAGCGATGACGATCAGGATCGTCCGAACCAGTGAATCATCGGTTGCCATACTCTGGGATACGCTGTCCAAGTATGTTAGCTAGCCCCCGAATCCCACGCGGCAGGAAACATAGTGCGAGCAGACATGAGTGAGTTCCCGGATTTCGAATTCGAACGGCAGCGAAGACGACTCAAACGCACCAGTTGATCAAAACAAAACAGATCGTTCTTCGCGTATATTTTGCACCCCGAGGTAGAGGATGATCACGCTCATCAGCAGCGCACCACCGAGGAGGAGCGTCAAACTAAGCGTATGCAGCAGTTCAATGTCGTATGTGTGGCTGATAGTTTTGCTCGCCACCGAGACACTTCCAATGAGTAGCATAGCACCGAAGGTCGTCCTGAGTTCCGCGTCGTCGAGATAGTCGGTGAGGACAGCACCGATACGAGTTCCGACCGTACTGCCAACGAGCAACGGCACCAACATGGCGAAATGGATCGCTCCCTGTTGCCCGTAGACGAATGCCCCGTACGCACTGGAGATGGTAATCTGAAAGATGTCGGTACCGACGGCGACGGCTCCCGGCATCGTCAAGCCGTACATGAGCGCGGGGACCATCAAGAATCCGCCACCGACTCCGAGGAATCCGGACAGACTTCCGATTAACAACGCGATCGGAAGCACCACCCAGACGGAGAGGGTAACGTCATTGTGAAAGGTGACCGTTGGCGGGATAGTGACTCGTTCGAGGTGAGCGGAGAGAGACGACGGATTCTCGACAGAACTCTCGTCTTCGATCGCGGGATGTCGTCCGTCGCGGATGACGAACACACCAATTGACGCGAGGAGTACGACGTAAAGGAGACTGACGACTAGATCTGCGAGTCCGATATCCGCCAGCAGCAGTAGTGCCCGTTTCCCGATCTCGATACCGGCCGTCATTCCGAGAATCAACAGGAAACCGAGTCGATAATCGATATGATCGAGGCCGCGATGCGTAATCGTCGCAGTGAGTGACGTCCAGAAGACAAATGCGAGTCCCGTTCCGACGGCAGTAGGTGCGGAATGCCCAAGAACGAGAAGTGCAGGGGTAACGAAGAAACTCCCACCCATCCCGAAGAACCCAAAGAGGATACCGACAGTCAGTCCAAACATGACAAATAGGACGATAAGGGGGATACCCACTTCGAAAAGGCTCATACGCTACTCTACGATTGCGATCGCTACAATTGTTACTCCACCAGTTGTCTGCAATTCTGGAGTGATCTCACTCTCACAAATCTCGGTAATTCGAGCGTTTTTATTCCATTGACAATTGTGGCTGCTCGTCGGTATCTCCACCGACCGGCGGATAGATTACGACGAAGTCGCCCGACGTGAGCGTCGGGACGCGTTCGGTCAGTTCCTGGAGTTCCGGTCGCCAACCGATGGTGTTTCGGCGAGCGCTCGCACACACCACGAGATCACTCACCGTCACGTCTTCGGAAAGAACTCGAATCAATCGATCCCAGTCATCGATGTATTCTCTCTCAATAGGCGTGTTCGATTCGAGTTCTCCGAACAGTTGCTCGTAATAATCCCCAGACTCCTCGACGACGAGTGCTCGTATCGGCGCTCCAGTACCCGCTGCGATCCGCTCGATCGTTTGTCCGACTTTGTAGAAGTTTGGGTTGTGCGACAGTTCGGGTGGAAGCACGACGATGATTCGGGAGACAGTATTGAGCGGTTCCCTGATTCGGGAAACGAGAACGAGTTGGTCAGTCCATGCGAGAACCTGCCGCCTAGTCTGACTGAAGAGCGGTTGTCTGTAGAGCCGCATCCCGTCCCAGTCGAGAAGGATCGTCGTGATCCGGTTTTCGACGGCTGCACGAGTGATCCCAGAGGCGATGTTGTGATCGACGCGCGTGTGAAACGTTACCGGCACCTCTGCACCGGCAGCGTACTCTTCCGTGTGTGCGATTGCTGCATCGGCGGTCGCAACCTTTTGCTCCGTTTTCGGTCCCGGGTGGACGACCGCCAGCGTGTGTAACGGTTCGGTGGATTGTTCCTCCCGAATAGATAATGCTAGATCGAGCAGCGACTCATGATACTTCATCAGCTTCTCGTGGTGCTCGGGGACCGGAGTAAACGGAATGAGGATCCGTTGGCGAAGGTCGGTCGGCTCGCGTTTCCCTCGCCCCTCTTTCGTCACGACTGCTCGACCGTATTTCTCCACCACGATCGGACTGACCAGACTCACAACGAGGATCATCGACACCGCGCCGTTGATCATATCCGTATCGAATCCGGGAATACCAGCCTCGAACGCGATGAGCACGATCGCCAACGCTTCGGCCTGTCCGACCGAGAGTCCGAACATGCTTCCGATCTGGTCGTGATCATACGCGTACAGCAGGCCGGTCAGCCAGGACGCAACGAACTTCGTGACGAGTGTGAGTCCGATAAGCGATCCGGCAAGCAGCAGCGACTCGCGCCCCCCAACAATCAAGCTCACATCGACGAGCAACCCTATCGAGAGAAGAAAGAACGGGATGAACAGTGCGTTGCCAACGAACTGGACGCGATTCATCAACGGCCCTCGATCGGGGATGAGCCGGTTGAGAGCCAGCCCTGCCACGAGCGCTCCGATAATTGGTTCGGCTCCGACTATTTCGGCGAAAACCGCTGAACCGAAGAGGGCAGCCATGACGAACAGGAACTCGAAGTAACTCTCTTCAGCGAGGCTCCGAAAGAACCGGCGACCGAGCCACGGAACGATATACCAGATCCCGGTGAAGAGCAGCGTGATGCCAAGCCCGAGTTCCACCCAAAACAGCCAATCGAGGGGAGCTTCCGCCGAAGCGACGACGATAACGAGGACGAGCAGTGCGAGTACGTTCGTGAGCACAGTGCCGCCGATGGTTGCTGTGACGGCGTCATTGCCGACGATCCCCAATTGACGGGCAATAGGATACGCGAGCAGCGTATGCGAGGCGAAGATCGCCGCGAACAATAACGCCGTCGACAACGAAAATCCGAACACCCACATTCCGAAAACGGTACCGACTCCCTGAGGAATCAGAAATGCGAGAACGCCGAAGATGATGCTCTGGTCGATGTTATCAAAAAACCTGTTGAGATCGATCTCGACACCGGCGAGGAACATCAGATAGATCAGTCCGACCTCCCCAAGGAGAACGATCGCCTCCCCTCGCTCGATAATACCAGCTGCATTTGGACCGATCGCAGCCCCAACGAGGATGATTCCGATAATGCCGGGTAATCGATGGCGTTCTAAGAGGAGTGGTGCGACGAGAAAGATAACCATCGCCAACGCGAAGATCGTTACCGGATCTTCGACAGGCATGGTTTGAAACAGTGTCACTAGGAGTTCACCGCCGATCAAAACGTCATACCACCGCTTCACCTATCCTCTCTCCGGTCGTTTTCGACGATATCTTTGTGTCACAAACCGCCACGGGACCGGATTCCACGGCGAAATAGCGGATTTTTTGCCAAACTGCCGGAATCGATCGCGGCTATGTGTGTCACTCTCTCACGTAGATGAGAAGATCGCTTTGTTGTAGTTCAAAATCGTGATCAGGTGCGAGGTACAACTCCTCATTTCGAGTGACACCGATGATGCGGTCAATGTCGAGTGCTGAGAGTTCTCCGTCCGGGTCGCTCAGACGAGTGAACAGGATATCACTATCAGTACCGCTAACGGGCTCGTCGAGGACAGCAGCAGCGACCATCTGTCCGGAGATAGCCGATAATTCAAGTACGTAGTCAGCGCCTGCCCGTTTGACTCGTCCAACTGCTTTGCTCTCTGTCACTCGCACAAAAATATCGACTGTCGAATTCAACTCACGGGCAAGTAGTGTTGCGTACAGTGCTTGTCGGTCTTTCGGAAGCGAAATGATGACTGCGTCTGCGTTTTCGACGCCCGCGTCTTGAAGTGTCTTCGTAGTGGTTGCGTCGCCGACGACGTCCACGTGTTCGTCCTCATCGATGTCTACGACGGTCGGATCTGCACCCCAGGTTTCCAACGCCGACCGAACGGTACTGCCGACCGTTCCGTGACCAAGGATAACGATTCGATCGGACGGGATTCCCCCACTCATCGCATAGTGCGTGGCGAGCGCTTGCCCGATTACCTGTCGTGGCTGTACGACATACTCGACGCCAGCCGAGTGCAGATACTGCCGGAGTGTCGCGTCCTCAAGCGTTGCGGTTATCGGGACCATCGGAGCCACGTCGCGGACAGCGAGCGCAGCGTTCAGCGTCAACTGATCGTCGCCAGCGACGACCGCGGCCTGTGCCTTCTCGATCGAGGCTTTCCGGAGGTCGGATTCGGATTCTGGATCCCCGTGTAACACGGTGTGTCCGAGGTCGCGGAGTTCTGCTGCGCGATCTTGGTCTGTTTCGATGATTACATATGGGTGTTGATGAGCATGTGACTCAATCTCGGTGATGAACGTGTGGACGAGCGGCGTGTGTCCGGAGATTACGACGTGATTTTCGAGTGGCTCAACAGTATCGAACCGTCGTTGCTGGATGAGTTGACTAAACCAGGGCACGACGAATAGTGGCAGGAGGAGAAAGAGGAGCAAGATGCCGGTGAACTGCATCAGAATCGTAAACAGATTCATGATCGTCGTTTCCCACGGTGCGTCTTGCCCGTATCCCGTCGTCGTCAACGACTGGACGACTGTCTGAAGGGCAGCAGCGCGAGAGAGGTTGCGGCCCTCGTACACGGCCATACCGTACCAGTAAAAGGCCGTATACACGCTCACGATGACGGCCACGATGACGACGTACACTGCGATGCGATACCCGATGCTCAGCCGCGTTAACCGACGTGTCGTCTCCGTTAGCCAGCGATCGATACTCATCCCCATTCATCTATTCTCGCCATAGCCGAAGACTGCTGGGTCTTTCATCAGCAGTTGGGTGCTACTCGACTCTCTTATCAGGAATGTCCGTCGTCTTCTTCTCTCATTTCGAGCATATTCAGGTGCATAATGTGCAGGTGTGTTCCGACGCTGTATAGAAGCAGGCCAAGTCCGACGAATAGCGCGGGCATCACAATCACCTCGTATATCGGGATCAACTCCGGAACTGCGAATACCAACAATCCAGCTAAGAAGGTAAGAATGATGATGCTGAACCCTGCCTGAAGGTATCGGTAGCAGGTCTCCGCATCCGGCAGCAGTTCGATTTTATACTTCTCGGTCATGCTATCTCCTTCTATTCATCCTACTATCTTCTTAGGGACAAGTGCTACCGTTCTTACCAGGCACCATGGAAACATCATTCTATGTATATTTTCGGTTGCTCATTGAATCGTTGATAGCACTCTTCGCTGCAAAAATAATATGTTTCACCATCGTATTCGATCGAAGCAACTACGCTATTGCGGGTAACTTGCATCCCACAAACCGGATCAATCGGCATAGTGTGAAGAATATCGCTCCCCGAGAAGGTTATTTTGAAGGTGATCCTGCGGAGGCTTATTAGTGAATACCGCTAAAAACCCAGCAAGAGGTTTGATGGTATCCTTTCACCTTCGATTCTTACGGATCATCATCAAATTGTTCCCGTTCGCGGTAATGTTCCTACGCGATCGTCGGCGGTTTCTCGTTCTTGGCAAACCCCGTCCGATCACTCCAGAAAAACACGCCCAGCGTGCACGCCACCTCCGAGAGGCAATGCTCGATCTCGGACCGACATTCGTCAAAATTGGTCAAGTACTGTCTACACGTCCTGACATAGTCCCTCAGATTTACGCTGACGAGTTCGTGATGCTTCAGGATGCAGTCCCGCCCGGCCCGTACCGTGAGATGATTCCCTCGCTCGCATCGGACATCGGGTACCATTCGTACGATGATTTTGATCCAAAACCGATCGCAGCGGGATCTCTGGCACAGGTCTACCACGCAACCTACCAGGGTGAACAGGCGGCCGTAAAGGTTCGGCGGCCTGGAATCCAAGAACTCATTGAAACTGATCTACAAATCATACGCCGACTCATCCCCATTGCACTGCTTCTCACTCCCGATCGGCTTCACTTCTCGCTTAGGAATATCGCCGATGACTTCGAACGTATCATTCTGGAGGAACTCGACTTCGAGCGAGAAGCCGGAATGATGGACGAGATCAGATCGAATTTCGCTGCTGATGCGGATGAAACAATCCGTATCCCGCGTGTCTTTCACGATGCCTCCTCCGAACGAATCCTCACTATGGAGTACGTTGCTGGAACGAAAGTGACCAACGTCGATGAACTCAAAGCGAGAGGTCACGACCCGACACAGGTCGCCAGTGATGTGGCGAATGCATATCTCGCTATGGGGCTCGAACATGGAGTATATCACGGAGATCCGCATCCTGGAAACATTGCAGTTGACGCGACCGGCCGCATCGTCTTTTACGACTTCGGGATGAGCGGACGGTTCACCCCTGCCAGGCAGAGCAGCGTCGTGAATCTCTATCTCGCCGCTGTCAACCGCGACGTCGATGCCATTATCGACGAACTCATCGAACTCGGAGCGCTCGACCCCGACGCCGATAGAACCGCCGTCAAGAATGTTCTTCAATTAGTCATCGAAGATCTGGAAGGTAGCGAAACGATGAGTTGGCAGCAGATCATCGATGAGGTAATCGGAATGCTCCACGACTTTCCCTTTCGCATCCCCCCGGACGTTATGTTGGCCATCCGAGTGGGGACGATCAGCGAGGGTGTTCTCAGACAACTCGATCCGGAGTTCGATTTCCTTGCAACTACACGGGTGTTCCTCCGCAAACACGGATTCGTCGAACGAGCAGCCCATATGAAGTTCATCGAGATGCGATCCGAGTTCGAATCCTCTATTTGGGCACTGCTTCGACTACCGACGAAACTCGAGCGAGAGCTCGATGCGAGAGAGCGAGATCGTAATCAACACGACCAATTCACAGTTCGGTATCAGCAGCGAATGTCGCGGTCACTCGGCTATGCCATCCTCACGGCTGGAACGCTCATCGGGAGTGCTATCCTCGCAACTCAGAGCAGTACCTATGCTGCAATTGGGATACTGATTGCTCTCGTGTTCCTCATTTTGTTCTTCGTCTCCACACACTAATTCGAACTAATGTGTCCTGACTGATTACTTTTTAGGAGGCTGGTCGTAACTAGGGTATGAACGATCAGTCGGATAACGATTATACCGATCCATTCAGAGCTGGGGGTGGGCACTTTCCCGGCATCGGTACTGCTACGGATTGTTCAGACCTCTCAATAGCCGTCCTTGGTGGCGCAGTAAGCGGATTGGCGGCTGCACATGCCTTTCGGTCACTCAACTCGGAGGTCGTCCTGTACGAGCGCCAATCCTATTCCTCAAAGCGAGTCAACTGCGGCGAAGCAATGACTGCTGCGTCGGCTATCCCGCTAACAAAGACACCAAGAAACGGATTTGCCAACGACACACCTGCGTTCGAGGTGCACGTT from the Natronococcus sp. AD-5 genome contains:
- a CDS encoding cation:proton antiporter — its product is MTLFQTMPVEDPVTIFALAMVIFLVAPLLLERHRLPGIIGIILVGAAIGPNAAGIIERGEAIVLLGEVGLIYLMFLAGVEIDLNRFFDNIDQSIIFGVLAFLIPQGVGTVFGMWVFGFSLSTALLFAAIFASHTLLAYPIARQLGIVGNDAVTATIGGTVLTNVLALLVLVIVVASAEAPLDWLFWVELGLGITLLFTGIWYIVPWLGRRFFRSLAEESYFEFLFVMAALFGSAVFAEIVGAEPIIGALVAGLALNRLIPDRGPLMNRVQFVGNALFIPFFLLSIGLLVDVSLIVGGRESLLLAGSLIGLTLVTKFVASWLTGLLYAYDHDQIGSMFGLSVGQAEALAIVLIAFEAGIPGFDTDMINGAVSMILVVSLVSPIVVEKYGRAVVTKEGRGKREPTDLRQRILIPFTPVPEHHEKLMKYHESLLDLALSIREEQSTEPLHTLAVVHPGPKTEQKVATADAAIAHTEEYAAGAEVPVTFHTRVDHNIASGITRAAVENRITTILLDWDGMRLYRQPLFSQTRRQVLAWTDQLVLVSRIREPLNTVSRIIVVLPPELSHNPNFYKVGQTIERIAAGTGAPIRALVVEESGDYYEQLFGELESNTPIEREYIDDWDRLIRVLSEDVTVSDLVVCASARRNTIGWRPELQELTERVPTLTSGDFVVIYPPVGGDTDEQPQLSME
- a CDS encoding ABC1 kinase family protein, which gives rise to MLQDAVPPGPYREMIPSLASDIGYHSYDDFDPKPIAAGSLAQVYHATYQGEQAAVKVRRPGIQELIETDLQIIRRLIPIALLLTPDRLHFSLRNIADDFERIILEELDFEREAGMMDEIRSNFAADADETIRIPRVFHDASSERILTMEYVAGTKVTNVDELKARGHDPTQVASDVANAYLAMGLEHGVYHGDPHPGNIAVDATGRIVFYDFGMSGRFTPARQSSVVNLYLAAVNRDVDAIIDELIELGALDPDADRTAVKNVLQLVIEDLEGSETMSWQQIIDEVIGMLHDFPFRIPPDVMLAIRVGTISEGVLRQLDPEFDFLATTRVFLRKHGFVERAAHMKFIEMRSEFESSIWALLRLPTKLERELDARERDRNQHDQFTVRYQQRMSRSLGYAILTAGTLIGSAILATQSSTYAAIGILIALVFLILFFVSTH
- a CDS encoding potassium channel family protein; protein product: MSIDRWLTETTRRLTRLSIGYRIAVYVVIVAVIVSVYTAFYWYGMAVYEGRNLSRAAALQTVVQSLTTTGYGQDAPWETTIMNLFTILMQFTGILLLFLLLPLFVVPWFSQLIQQRRFDTVEPLENHVVISGHTPLVHTFITEIESHAHQHPYVIIETDQDRAAELRDLGHTVLHGDPESESDLRKASIEKAQAAVVAGDDQLTLNAALAVRDVAPMVPITATLEDATLRQYLHSAGVEYVVQPRQVIGQALATHYAMSGGIPSDRIVILGHGTVGSTVRSALETWGADPTVVDIDEDEHVDVVGDATTTKTLQDAGVENADAVIISLPKDRQALYATLLARELNSTVDIFVRVTESKAVGRVKRAGADYVLELSAISGQMVAAAVLDEPVSGTDSDILFTRLSDPDGELSALDIDRIIGVTRNEELYLAPDHDFELQQSDLLIYVRE
- a CDS encoding YHS domain-containing protein, which encodes MPIDPVCGMQVTRNSVVASIEYDGETYYFCSEECYQRFNEQPKIYIE